One Nocardioides luti DNA window includes the following coding sequences:
- a CDS encoding maleylpyruvate isomerase family mycothiol-dependent enzyme: MTDLADRSIAALRAHHDELAALVATLDDDALAGPSGASEWTVAQVLSHLGSGAEINLGSVTGTPTDNQQVWDRWDAASPREQADGFVEHDARLVETFEAYDADERATRTVDLGFLPEPVPLVTALGMRLNEVAAHAWDVTVGIDPAATLRADSAALLAEHFSGGIGFLLGFVGKPDRLAEPATVALGDSGYAVVVDDGVRLVTEAGAPTATLEGPLEAGVRLLSGRLKPEHTPAGVDVSGNVTLAQLREVFPGY, translated from the coding sequence ATGACCGATCTCGCCGACCGCAGCATCGCGGCCCTCCGCGCCCACCACGACGAGCTGGCCGCGCTGGTCGCGACGCTCGACGACGACGCCCTCGCCGGCCCCTCCGGCGCCTCGGAGTGGACCGTCGCCCAGGTCCTCTCGCACCTCGGCAGCGGCGCCGAGATCAACCTCGGCTCCGTCACCGGCACGCCGACCGACAACCAGCAGGTCTGGGACCGCTGGGACGCCGCGTCCCCGCGCGAGCAGGCCGACGGCTTCGTCGAGCACGACGCCCGCCTCGTCGAGACCTTCGAGGCGTACGACGCCGACGAGCGCGCCACGCGCACGGTCGACCTGGGCTTCCTGCCCGAGCCGGTGCCGTTGGTCACCGCCCTCGGGATGCGACTGAACGAGGTGGCCGCCCACGCCTGGGACGTCACCGTCGGCATCGACCCAGCCGCGACGCTCCGTGCGGACTCGGCCGCGCTGCTCGCCGAGCACTTCTCGGGCGGGATCGGCTTCCTGCTCGGCTTCGTGGGCAAGCCCGACCGGCTGGCCGAGCCGGCCACGGTGGCCCTGGGCGACTCCGGTTACGCGGTCGTCGTCGACGACGGCGTACGCCTCGTGACGGAGGCAGGTGCACCCACCGCGACCCTGGAGGGACCGCTCGAGGCCGGCGTCCGACTCCTCAGCGGTCGCCTGAAGCCGGAGCACACCCCGGCCGGCGTCGACGTCAGCGGCAACGTCACGCTCGCCCAGCTGCGCGAGGTCTTCCCGGGCTACTGA
- the map gene encoding type I methionyl aminopeptidase, which translates to MIELRTPTQIEEMRPAGRFVASVLTRLAEAADVGVNLLELDALAHEMIRERGAESCYLDYHPSFGASPFGKVLCTSVNDAVLHGLPHDYRLRDGDLLSVDFAASVDGWVADSAYSLVVGTPRDEDLALIETTDRALAAGIAAATVGHRIGDISHAIAEVGRAAGLRINTQFGGHGVGRTMHGDPHIPNDGRPGRGFPLRAGLVIAIEPWFLHTTDEIYTDADGWTLRSADGSRGAHMEHTIAITADGPVVLTARG; encoded by the coding sequence ATGATCGAGCTCCGCACCCCGACCCAGATCGAGGAGATGCGCCCCGCCGGGCGCTTCGTCGCCTCCGTCCTCACCCGGCTCGCCGAGGCTGCCGACGTGGGGGTGAACCTGCTCGAGCTCGACGCCCTGGCCCACGAGATGATCCGCGAGCGCGGCGCGGAGTCGTGCTACCTCGACTACCACCCGTCGTTCGGTGCCTCGCCGTTCGGCAAGGTGCTCTGCACGTCGGTGAACGACGCGGTCCTGCACGGGCTCCCCCACGACTACCGGCTGCGCGACGGCGACCTGCTCAGCGTCGACTTCGCGGCCAGCGTCGACGGCTGGGTCGCCGACTCGGCGTACAGCCTGGTCGTCGGGACGCCCCGCGACGAGGACCTCGCGCTGATCGAGACCACCGACCGCGCGCTCGCGGCCGGCATCGCGGCCGCGACCGTCGGCCACCGGATCGGCGACATCTCGCACGCGATCGCCGAGGTCGGCCGCGCGGCCGGGCTGCGGATCAACACGCAGTTCGGCGGCCACGGCGTCGGCCGGACCATGCACGGCGACCCGCACATCCCGAACGACGGCCGCCCGGGCCGCGGCTTCCCGCTGCGCGCCGGCCTGGTGATCGCGATCGAGCCGTGGTTCCTGCACACGACCGACGAGATCTACACCGACGCCGACGGGTGGACGCTGCGCAGCGCGGACGGCTCGCGCGGCGCGCACATGGAGCACACCATCGCGATCACCGCGGACGGTCCGGTCGTGCTGACCGCCCGCGGCTGA
- a CDS encoding cytochrome P450 — MTTTDVIPEGFDFTDPDVNWAAIPHEQFLALRKNAPVHWVEQPQASRDGMSVESGTGYYALSKHADVAAVSKNSKDFSSSENGAIIRFQEGMLRDMVELQRVMLINQDPPEHTSTRHIISRGFTPRAIGALDVIMRERATQIVQEAVQRGTGNFVDEVAAELPLQAIADLLGVPQEDRRKLFDWSNQMLANEDPDYAGEPDVAAAEILGYAMTMAADRKENPRDDLVTKLVHADKDGRGLNDDEFGYFVIMLTVAGNETTRNAITHGMNAFLDNPDQWELWKKERPATMVDEVIRWGTPVNVFQRTALRDVEVGGVTVKQGERVGLFYGSANFDEDVFDDPYTFDITRSPNPHVAFGGHGAHYCIGANLARQEVSLIFEALADHAPDITKLAEPKRLRHGWIHGLKELQVKYA; from the coding sequence GTGACCACGACCGACGTCATCCCCGAAGGCTTCGACTTCACGGACCCGGACGTGAACTGGGCCGCGATCCCGCACGAGCAGTTCCTCGCGCTGCGGAAGAACGCCCCGGTCCACTGGGTCGAGCAGCCCCAGGCGTCGCGCGACGGCATGTCGGTCGAGTCCGGCACCGGCTACTACGCGCTGTCGAAGCACGCCGACGTGGCCGCGGTCTCCAAGAACAGCAAGGACTTCTCCTCCTCGGAGAACGGCGCGATCATCCGCTTCCAGGAGGGGATGCTGCGCGACATGGTCGAGCTGCAGCGCGTGATGCTGATCAACCAGGACCCGCCCGAGCACACCTCGACGCGACACATCATCAGCCGCGGGTTCACCCCCCGCGCGATCGGCGCCCTCGACGTGATCATGCGCGAGCGGGCCACCCAGATCGTCCAGGAGGCCGTCCAGCGGGGCACCGGCAACTTCGTCGACGAGGTCGCGGCCGAGCTCCCGCTCCAGGCGATCGCCGACCTCCTCGGCGTCCCCCAGGAGGACCGCCGCAAGCTCTTCGACTGGTCCAACCAGATGCTCGCCAACGAGGACCCCGACTACGCCGGGGAGCCGGACGTGGCCGCCGCCGAGATCCTCGGCTACGCGATGACGATGGCCGCCGACCGCAAGGAGAACCCCCGCGACGACCTCGTCACGAAGCTGGTGCACGCCGACAAGGACGGGCGCGGGCTCAACGACGACGAGTTCGGCTACTTCGTCATCATGCTGACCGTCGCCGGCAACGAGACGACCCGCAACGCCATCACGCACGGGATGAACGCCTTCCTCGACAACCCCGACCAGTGGGAGCTGTGGAAGAAGGAGCGCCCGGCCACGATGGTCGACGAGGTGATCCGCTGGGGCACCCCCGTCAACGTCTTCCAGCGCACCGCGCTCCGCGACGTCGAGGTCGGCGGCGTGACCGTCAAGCAGGGCGAGCGGGTCGGGCTGTTCTACGGCAGCGCCAACTTCGACGAGGACGTCTTCGACGACCCGTACACCTTCGACATCACCCGCTCGCCGAACCCGCACGTCGCCTTCGGCGGCCACGGCGCGCACTACTGCATCGGCGCCAACCTGGCCCGCCAGGAGGTGAGCCTGATCTTCGAGGCGCTCGCCGACCACGCGCCCGACATCACCAAGCTGGCCGAGCCCAAGCGGCTCCGCCACGGGTGGATCCACGGGCTCAAGGAGCTCCAGGTCAAGTACGCCTGA
- a CDS encoding steroid 3-ketoacyl-CoA thiolase translates to MGTPVIVDAVRTPLGKRGGWLSGVHPAALLGFAQAEVLRRAGIDPDEIEQVVGGVVTQAGEQSNDMVRRAWLYAGLPRHTGGTAIDAQCGSGQQSAHLVHDMVAAGTITAGVACGVESMSRIPLGANVPAGLGDPRPDDWDIDLPNQFEAADRIARHRGLTRSDLEAFGLASQVKARAAVDEGRFKREIAPYAGPGVGDGPVGGPVDTDQGLRDTTLEGLAGLKPVLEGGLHTAGTSSQISDGASAVLIMDSDRAAALGLTPRARIVTHCLVGSDPYFHLDGPVDATYRLLQRTGMAISDFDLFEVNEAFASVVLSWAQVHDVDLDRVNVNGGAIALGHPVGSTGTRLITTALHELERRDASTALISMCAGGAMATGTVLERV, encoded by the coding sequence ATGGGCACCCCGGTGATCGTCGACGCAGTCCGCACTCCCCTCGGCAAGCGGGGCGGGTGGCTGTCCGGCGTCCATCCCGCCGCACTGCTGGGCTTCGCGCAGGCGGAGGTGCTGCGCCGCGCCGGGATCGACCCCGACGAGATCGAGCAGGTGGTGGGCGGCGTCGTCACCCAGGCCGGCGAGCAGTCCAACGACATGGTCCGCCGGGCCTGGCTGTACGCCGGCCTGCCCCGGCACACCGGCGGCACCGCCATCGACGCGCAGTGCGGCTCCGGCCAGCAGTCGGCCCACCTGGTGCACGACATGGTGGCCGCCGGCACCATCACGGCCGGCGTCGCGTGCGGCGTCGAGTCGATGTCGCGCATCCCCCTGGGCGCGAACGTCCCTGCCGGCCTCGGCGACCCCCGGCCGGACGACTGGGACATCGACCTGCCCAACCAGTTCGAGGCCGCCGACCGGATCGCGCGCCACCGCGGCCTGACCCGGTCCGACCTGGAGGCGTTCGGGCTGGCCTCGCAGGTCAAGGCCCGGGCCGCGGTCGACGAGGGGCGCTTCAAGCGCGAGATCGCGCCGTACGCCGGTCCTGGCGTCGGTGACGGGCCCGTCGGCGGTCCCGTCGACACCGACCAGGGCCTGCGCGACACGACGCTCGAGGGGCTGGCCGGTCTCAAGCCCGTGCTGGAGGGCGGCCTGCACACCGCCGGCACGTCGTCGCAGATCTCCGACGGCGCCTCGGCCGTGCTGATCATGGACTCGGACCGGGCTGCCGCGCTCGGCCTCACCCCCCGGGCCCGGATCGTGACCCACTGCCTCGTGGGCTCGGACCCGTACTTCCACCTCGACGGCCCCGTCGACGCCACCTACCGGCTCCTGCAGCGCACCGGAATGGCGATCTCCGACTTCGACCTCTTCGAGGTCAACGAGGCCTTCGCCTCCGTCGTGCTGTCCTGGGCCCAGGTGCACGACGTCGACCTCGACCGCGTCAACGTCAACGGCGGCGCCATCGCCCTGGGCCACCCCGTCGGCTCCACCGGCACCCGCCTGATCACCACCGCCCTCCACGAGCTCGAGCGCCGCGACGCCTCCACCGCCCTGATCTCGATGTGTGCCGGTGGTGCCATGGCGACCGGGACGGTGCTGGAGCGGGTGTGA
- a CDS encoding type IV toxin-antitoxin system AbiEi family antitoxin domain-containing protein, with protein MVLELMTPSGLLLRRDAIASGYDDKHLLRLVKRGDLIRIRQGAYASSVVWKVSDEPARHALISEAVLLQYDDHVALSHDSACLAHGGPNWGLDLRAIHLTHFQGGGRATAGLVHHNGSCHVTDVTKLPTGHWVTSPARTVLDVATRHGVDVGVVVADDFLHRGLTTLDELRMCHATRQDWPHGLAVRLVLDLADGRSESVGETLWRGLCRRMRLPRPELQWHVYDHNGVLVGRTDLAWPHHRLLGEFDGKSKYLRLRLQGETIEETVMREKAREDRLRETTGWQMIRVVWADLFRPEQTAARIRRLMNRAA; from the coding sequence ATGGTCCTCGAACTCATGACGCCATCCGGGCTGCTGCTACGTCGCGATGCGATCGCGAGCGGGTACGACGACAAGCACCTCCTGCGGCTGGTCAAGCGCGGCGACCTGATCCGGATCCGCCAAGGTGCCTACGCGAGCAGTGTCGTCTGGAAGGTGTCGGACGAGCCTGCGCGGCACGCGCTCATCAGCGAGGCAGTCCTGCTCCAGTACGACGACCACGTGGCGCTCTCGCACGACAGCGCCTGTCTCGCCCACGGCGGGCCGAACTGGGGGCTCGATCTGCGCGCCATCCACCTCACTCACTTCCAGGGCGGCGGTCGTGCCACCGCCGGACTCGTCCACCACAACGGCTCCTGCCACGTGACCGACGTGACCAAGCTGCCCACGGGTCACTGGGTCACGAGCCCGGCGCGAACCGTCCTGGACGTGGCCACGCGACACGGAGTCGACGTAGGCGTCGTGGTGGCCGACGATTTCCTGCATCGCGGGCTCACCACCCTCGACGAGCTCCGGATGTGCCACGCCACGCGCCAGGACTGGCCTCACGGACTCGCCGTACGCCTCGTTCTCGACCTGGCGGACGGCCGATCCGAGTCCGTTGGCGAGACGTTGTGGCGCGGCTTGTGCCGGCGGATGCGCCTGCCGCGACCCGAACTGCAGTGGCACGTCTACGACCACAACGGAGTGCTGGTCGGCCGCACCGATCTCGCCTGGCCGCACCACCGCCTGCTGGGTGAGTTCGACGGGAAGTCGAAGTACCTGCGCCTGAGACTCCAGGGCGAGACCATCGAGGAGACGGTGATGCGCGAGAAGGCGCGGGAGGACCGGCTGCGCGAGACCACAGGCTGGCAGATGATCCGCGTGGTGTGGGCCGACCTCTTCCGTCCCGAGCAGACCGCGGCCCGCATTCGGCGGCTGATGAACCGGGCGGCCTGA
- a CDS encoding SDR family oxidoreductase, translated as MTQLLDGRVAIVTGAGRGIGRAHALELARHGAAVVVNDFGVSLAGEGTGESPAEEVVAAIVAAGGRAVANAADVADFADSAALVEQAVTTYGGLDILVNNAGFVRDRMLVSTSEEEWDAVIRVHLKGHFAMLRHAGAWWRAEAKAGRTRAARVVNTSSGAGLQGSVGQATYSAAKAGIAGLTLVAAQELGRYGVTVNAIAPVARTRMTEGAFDTSAMALPEDNSPVVAWLASVDSADVTGRVLEIDGARLTLETGWAHGPSAVAAVGADGGAGGAGGAGARWDARDVGAAVRALVAEAPAPEPVYGA; from the coding sequence GTGACCCAGCTTCTCGACGGACGCGTCGCCATCGTGACCGGGGCGGGGCGCGGCATCGGCCGGGCGCACGCCCTCGAGCTGGCGCGCCACGGCGCCGCCGTCGTGGTCAACGACTTCGGTGTCTCGCTCGCCGGCGAGGGCACGGGGGAGTCGCCCGCCGAGGAGGTGGTCGCCGCGATCGTGGCCGCGGGAGGCCGGGCGGTCGCGAATGCCGCCGACGTCGCGGACTTCGCCGACTCGGCGGCGCTGGTCGAGCAGGCGGTCACGACGTACGGCGGCCTCGACATCCTCGTCAACAACGCCGGCTTCGTCCGCGACCGGATGCTCGTCAGCACCTCCGAGGAGGAGTGGGACGCGGTCATCCGCGTGCACCTCAAGGGGCACTTCGCCATGCTGCGGCACGCCGGCGCGTGGTGGCGCGCGGAGGCCAAGGCCGGCCGCACCCGCGCCGCACGGGTCGTCAACACCTCGTCCGGCGCCGGGCTGCAGGGCTCGGTCGGGCAGGCGACGTACTCCGCCGCCAAGGCCGGCATCGCCGGGCTCACGCTGGTGGCGGCGCAGGAGCTGGGGCGCTACGGGGTGACCGTGAACGCGATCGCCCCCGTCGCCCGCACCCGGATGACCGAGGGCGCCTTCGACACCTCCGCCATGGCCCTGCCCGAGGACAACTCACCCGTCGTCGCCTGGCTCGCTTCCGTCGACTCCGCCGACGTCACCGGCCGCGTCCTCGAGATCGACGGCGCCCGCCTCACCCTCGAGACCGGGTGGGCGCACGGGCCATCCGCTGTGGCTGCGGTGGGTGCTGATGGTGGTGCTGGCGGTGCTGGCGGTGCTGGTGCGAGGTGGGACGCGCGCGACGTCGGTGCTGCTGTCCGGGCTCTTGTGGCGGAGGCGCCTGCGCCGGAGCCGGTGTACGGGGCGTAG
- a CDS encoding SDR family oxidoreductase, with translation MTLALDLTGRVVLVTGGSAGIGAGIASVFAAAGAVVVTCSRTPSDPAPGTEHRVCDVRDVEAVAALVDGIVADHGRLDVLVNNAGGAPYALAADASPRFHDKVVGLNLLAPLAMAQAANAVMQRQAAGGAIVNISSVSALRPSPGTAAYGAAKAGLDALTQSLAVEWAPRVRVNAIDVGLCRTENTDDHYGGDAGVVAIERTIPLGRMATPVEVGHVAAFLASDLASYVSGARVACHGGGEPPAFLSALPSVPQETS, from the coding sequence ATGACGCTGGCCCTCGACCTGACCGGACGCGTCGTGCTCGTGACCGGCGGCAGCGCCGGCATCGGCGCGGGCATCGCGTCGGTGTTCGCCGCGGCCGGCGCGGTCGTGGTGACGTGCTCGCGGACCCCCTCCGACCCGGCGCCCGGCACCGAGCACCGCGTCTGCGACGTCCGGGACGTCGAGGCCGTGGCCGCGCTCGTCGACGGGATCGTCGCCGACCACGGCCGCCTCGACGTGCTGGTCAACAACGCCGGGGGAGCGCCGTACGCCCTGGCGGCGGACGCCTCGCCCCGCTTCCACGACAAGGTCGTCGGCCTCAACCTGCTCGCGCCGCTGGCGATGGCGCAGGCGGCGAACGCGGTGATGCAGCGCCAGGCCGCCGGCGGCGCGATCGTCAACATCTCCTCGGTGTCCGCGCTGCGGCCCTCGCCCGGCACGGCGGCCTACGGCGCCGCCAAGGCCGGGCTCGACGCGCTCACCCAGTCGCTCGCGGTGGAGTGGGCGCCGCGCGTGCGGGTCAACGCGATCGACGTCGGGCTGTGCCGGACCGAGAACACCGACGACCACTACGGCGGCGACGCCGGGGTCGTCGCCATCGAGCGCACCATCCCGCTCGGCCGAATGGCCACCCCGGTCGAGGTCGGGCACGTCGCGGCGTTCCTGGCGTCCGACCTGGCGTCGTACGTCTCCGGCGCGCGCGTGGCCTGCCACGGCGGCGGGGAGCCGCCCGCCTTCCTGTCCGCCCTTCCCTCTGTGCCCCAGGAGACCTCGTGA
- a CDS encoding enoyl-CoA hydratase family protein — protein MTITSDLRDDGIRVVTMSHPPVNALTVQGWFDLAGALDEASADTATRVVVLRAEGRGFNAGVDIKEMQSTTGFDALLGANKGCFAAFKAVYECAVPVVAAVHGHCLGGGVGLVGNADCVVASEDAYFGVPEVKQGALGAATHMARLVPQHLMRTLYYTSRTITAAELVPHGSVLEVVPRDRLDDAALQVAGEIAAQDPRVIRAAKECLNGIDPVDVNASYRFEQGFTMELNLMGVSDDLRDSFVNRQSAREER, from the coding sequence ATGACGATCACCTCCGACCTCCGCGACGACGGCATCCGCGTCGTGACGATGTCCCACCCGCCGGTGAACGCGCTGACCGTGCAGGGCTGGTTCGACCTCGCCGGCGCCCTCGACGAGGCGAGCGCGGACACCGCGACCCGCGTGGTCGTGCTGCGCGCCGAGGGCCGGGGCTTCAACGCCGGGGTCGACATCAAGGAGATGCAGAGCACGACCGGCTTCGACGCCCTCCTCGGCGCGAACAAGGGCTGCTTCGCTGCGTTCAAGGCGGTCTACGAGTGCGCCGTGCCCGTCGTCGCCGCCGTGCACGGCCACTGCCTCGGCGGCGGCGTCGGGCTGGTCGGCAACGCCGACTGCGTCGTGGCGAGCGAGGACGCCTACTTCGGCGTCCCGGAGGTCAAGCAGGGCGCCCTCGGCGCCGCCACCCACATGGCGAGGCTGGTGCCGCAGCACCTGATGCGGACGCTCTACTACACGTCCCGGACCATCACCGCGGCCGAGCTGGTGCCGCACGGCAGCGTGCTCGAGGTGGTCCCCCGCGACCGCCTCGACGACGCCGCGCTCCAGGTCGCCGGTGAGATCGCCGCCCAGGACCCGCGCGTGATCCGGGCCGCCAAGGAGTGCCTCAACGGCATCGACCCCGTCGACGTCAACGCGAGCTACCGCTTCGAGCAGGGCTTCACGATGGAGCTGAACCTGATGGGCGTCAGCGACGACCTGCGGGACTCGTTCGTGAATCGGCAGAGCGCGCGGGAGGAGAGGTGA
- a CDS encoding CoA transferase subunit A yields MSATPRDKRMTVDEVVAQLRDGMTIGIGGWGPRRKPMALVRAILRSDLTDLTIVSWGGADVGLLVRAGKVRRLVYAFVSLDSVPLEPNFQRARQAGTIPEVVELDEGMFQTGLRAAAQRLPFLPMRAGLGSDVLVHNPDIATVTSPYADPETGVQEELVAVPALRLDVALVHLNRADRHGNATYLGPDPYFDDLFAMAADRTYLSVEQVVDTAGLTVDTPVQRLLLSRMLVTGVVETPNGAHFTTCTPDYERDEPFQKAYAAAAAASDEDWAAFEERFLSGDEAAYQRAVRAFHEEQA; encoded by the coding sequence GTGAGCGCCACACCCCGCGACAAGCGGATGACGGTCGACGAGGTCGTGGCCCAGCTGCGCGACGGCATGACGATCGGGATCGGGGGCTGGGGGCCGCGCCGCAAGCCGATGGCCCTGGTGCGCGCGATCCTCCGCTCGGACCTCACCGACCTCACGATCGTCAGCTGGGGCGGCGCCGACGTCGGGCTGCTGGTGCGCGCCGGCAAGGTCCGCCGGCTCGTCTACGCGTTCGTCTCGCTCGACAGCGTCCCGCTCGAGCCGAACTTCCAGCGCGCCCGTCAGGCCGGCACGATCCCCGAGGTGGTCGAGCTCGACGAGGGCATGTTCCAGACCGGCCTCCGGGCCGCCGCGCAGCGGCTGCCGTTCCTGCCGATGCGGGCGGGCCTCGGCTCGGACGTCCTCGTCCACAACCCCGACATCGCCACCGTCACCAGCCCGTACGCCGACCCGGAGACGGGCGTCCAGGAGGAGCTCGTCGCGGTGCCGGCCCTCCGGCTCGACGTCGCGCTGGTCCACCTGAACCGGGCGGACCGGCACGGCAACGCGACGTACCTCGGCCCCGACCCCTACTTCGACGACCTCTTCGCGATGGCGGCCGACCGCACCTACCTGAGCGTCGAGCAGGTCGTCGACACCGCGGGCCTCACGGTCGACACCCCGGTCCAGCGGCTGCTGCTCAGCCGGATGCTCGTCACCGGCGTGGTCGAGACGCCGAACGGCGCGCACTTCACGACCTGCACGCCCGACTACGAGCGCGACGAGCCCTTCCAGAAGGCGTACGCCGCCGCCGCGGCCGCCAGCGACGAGGACTGGGCGGCGTTCGAGGAGCGCTTCCTGTCCGGCGACGAGGCGGCCTACCAGCGCGCGGTGCGCGCGTTCCACGAGGAGCAGGCATGA
- a CDS encoding CoA-transferase subunit beta yields the protein MSEQATRADVCAAAIADAFRDDGELFASPMGLLPMLGVRLAKLTSNPDLVISDGESLFLAGVPPLFAKGVVVEGWIPFRKVFDVVAHGRRHVMMGATQVDRHGNQNISAIGDFDRPRRQLLGSRGAPGNTVNNRTSYWVPKHSPRVFVEQVDVVSGVGPARAREAGPAAARFNDIHRVVSNLAVLDVRGEGDTLRVLSLHPGVGADEVREATGFDLDVPADVVTTREPTLEELVIIREVLDPKGLRFKEVPA from the coding sequence ATGAGCGAGCAGGCCACCCGCGCGGACGTCTGCGCCGCGGCGATCGCCGACGCCTTCCGCGACGACGGCGAGCTGTTCGCCAGCCCGATGGGGCTGCTGCCGATGCTCGGCGTGCGCCTCGCGAAGCTGACCAGCAACCCGGACCTGGTCATCTCCGACGGGGAGTCGCTGTTCCTGGCCGGGGTGCCGCCGCTGTTCGCGAAGGGCGTCGTCGTCGAGGGCTGGATCCCCTTCCGCAAGGTCTTCGACGTGGTCGCCCACGGCCGGCGGCACGTGATGATGGGCGCCACCCAGGTGGACCGTCACGGCAACCAGAACATCAGCGCGATCGGCGACTTCGACCGGCCGCGGCGCCAGCTGCTCGGCTCGCGCGGGGCACCGGGCAACACGGTCAACAACCGCACGTCGTACTGGGTCCCGAAGCACTCCCCCCGCGTCTTCGTCGAGCAGGTCGACGTCGTCTCCGGTGTCGGTCCGGCCCGGGCACGCGAGGCCGGCCCGGCCGCGGCGCGCTTCAACGACATCCACCGGGTCGTCAGCAACCTGGCCGTCCTCGACGTGCGCGGTGAGGGCGACACCCTGCGGGTGCTGAGCCTGCACCCGGGCGTCGGGGCCGACGAGGTCCGCGAGGCCACCGGCTTCGACCTCGACGTGCCCGCCGACGTCGTGACCACCCGCGAGCCCACCCTCGAGGAGCTCGTGATCATCCGCGAGGTCCTCGACCCGAAGGGGCTGCGCTTCAAGGAGGTCCCCGCGTGA
- a CDS encoding nitronate monooxygenase, with protein MIEQLLRTPLTDLTGVRHPVVQTGMGWVSGPRLVSGTANAGGLGLLASATMSLEELEHAIVEVRSRTDAPFGVNLRADAGDAVDRCDLLIRHGVKVASFALAPKQDLIKRLKDHGIVVMPSIGAARHAEKVAAWGADAVMVQGGEGGGHTGPVPTTLLLPTVLDAVDIPVVAAGGFFDGRGLAAALSYGAAGVGMGTRFLLTRDSAVPDAVKELYLARGLTDTVVTAKVDGMPHRMLRTDLVEEIEEGSALRRLVPTARRTLEFKRTSGMGWLDLARDGRSMRRTQGRTLAQMTLAANTPTMLKAGLVDGDTTAGVLASGQVVGVIDDLPSCEELIDRVVTRAADELRRAAAHVV; from the coding sequence GTGATCGAGCAGCTGCTCCGCACCCCGCTCACCGACCTGACCGGTGTCCGCCACCCCGTCGTGCAGACCGGGATGGGCTGGGTGTCCGGGCCGCGCCTGGTCAGCGGCACCGCCAACGCCGGCGGCCTTGGCCTCCTGGCCAGCGCCACGATGTCCCTCGAGGAGCTCGAGCACGCGATCGTCGAGGTGAGATCCCGCACCGACGCGCCGTTCGGCGTCAACCTCCGCGCCGACGCGGGTGACGCGGTCGACCGCTGCGACCTGCTGATCAGGCACGGGGTCAAGGTCGCGTCGTTCGCGCTCGCCCCGAAGCAGGACCTGATCAAGCGACTCAAGGACCACGGCATCGTCGTGATGCCGTCGATCGGTGCGGCCCGGCACGCCGAGAAGGTCGCGGCCTGGGGCGCCGACGCCGTGATGGTCCAGGGCGGCGAGGGCGGCGGGCACACCGGCCCGGTGCCGACCACGCTGCTGCTCCCGACGGTGCTCGACGCCGTCGACATCCCGGTCGTCGCCGCCGGCGGCTTCTTCGACGGGCGCGGCCTCGCGGCCGCGCTGTCGTACGGCGCCGCGGGGGTCGGCATGGGCACGCGGTTCCTCCTCACCCGGGACAGCGCGGTGCCGGACGCCGTCAAGGAGCTCTACCTCGCCCGGGGGCTCACCGACACCGTCGTCACCGCCAAGGTCGACGGGATGCCGCACCGGATGCTGCGCACCGACCTGGTCGAGGAGATCGAGGAGGGCAGCGCCCTGCGCCGTCTCGTCCCGACCGCCCGGCGGACGCTGGAGTTCAAGCGCACCAGCGGGATGGGCTGGCTGGACCTGGCCCGCGACGGGCGCAGCATGCGCCGGACGCAGGGGCGCACGCTCGCCCAGATGACGCTCGCCGCCAACACCCCCACGATGCTCAAGGCCGGCCTCGTCGACGGCGACACCACGGCCGGTGTCCTCGCCAGCGGTCAGGTCGTCGGCGTGATCGACGACCTGCCCAGCTGCGAGGAGCTCATCGACCGGGTCGTCACCCGGGCGGCCGACGAGCTGCGCCGCGCCGCCGCACACGTGGTCTGA